DNA from Pelobacter propionicus DSM 2379:
GGCCTGTTCCCTGAAGATGCCCTGGAGCCTGCGGGAGGAGAAACGCATCCGCGCCGAGGCCCTGAAGTGGCTGGAGTTCACCGGGATAGCCGATCTGGCCGACTCTATCGCCGGCAACCTCCCCTTTGGAAAGGGGCGGCTCCTGGAGATCGCCCGCGCATTGGCGGTTGAGCCGCGCATCATCCTGATGGACGAGCCGGCCGCCGGCCTCAACAGCCGGGAAACCCTGGCCTTGGCCCAGTTGATCCGCAGAATTCGCGACATGGGCATCACCATCGCGCTGGTGGAGCACGACATGGAACTGGTCATGGATATCTGCGACCGGATCGTTGTGCTGAACCTGGGGATGAAGCTGGCCGAGGGAACGCCACGGGAAATACAGGAAAATCACGAGGTCATCGCGGCCTATCTGGGAGATGACGACTGATGCTGCGGCTGAAGAACATCAACACCTATTACGGCAAGGTCCACGCCCTCAAGAATGTCTCGCTGCATCTGGGGGAGGGGGAGATCGTCACCCTGATCGGCGCCAACGGCGCGGGGAAGACCACCATCCTGAACACCATCTCCGGGGTCACGCCTGCCGCCTCCGGCGAACTCATCTTTGAAAAGGATGCGATCGCTACCCTGGGGGTCGACCGCATCGTCAAGCTGGGCATTTCCCAGGTTCCCGAGGGGCGCCAGGTGTTCAAGCCGCTCTCCGTGGAGGATAACCTGGAGCTGGGCGCCTACCTGCGCTACCGCGGCCGGGAAGGGAAGGAAGCCATCCGCCAGGATCGGGATCAGGTCTATGCCCTGTTTCCCCGCCTGAAAGAGCGCAGGAAACAGCAGGCAGGCACCATGTCCGGCGGCGAACAGCAGATGCTGGCCATCGGCCGCGCGCTGATGGCAAAGCCCAGGATGCTGCTTCTGGATGAACCCTCCATGGGGCTGGCGCCGCTGGTGGTGCAGGAAATTTTCAGGGTACTGGAGACACTGCGCAGGGAGCGCGGCACAACCATTCTGCTGGTGGAGCAGAACGCCAAGGCGGCGCTCAGGCTGGCCGACCGCGGCTATGTGCTGGAGACCGGCAAGGTGATCCTGGAGGGACCGGCGAGCGAGTTGATGGAGAATGCCGATGTGAAGCGGGCCTACCTGGGCAAGGACAAGAAAGAAATTTGGGAGCGTTGACGTAATCATGCCGTACGGGCCCGAGCTGGGCCCGGCTTTAGGCACGGAATGAATGAGTAGTATCCAACATGCCGTATAAACAGAGTTTGTTTGAATCAATCGGGCCTACGGGGCTCATGGGGCGTGTATGAATCGCGATGAAGCGCGGAAAAAAATAATCTTTGCCCTGGATGTGAACGGCATAGCTGAGATCGACCGCTATGCCGGGCTGCTTTCGGACAGGGTGGGGATGTTCAAGATCGGCAAGGAACTGTTCACCGCCTGCGGACCGGAGGCGGTCGCCACCGTGCGGCGCCATGGCGGCCAGGTGTTTCTGGACCTGAAGTACCACGACATTCCCAACACGGTGGCCAAGGCAATGTTGGAGGCAGCCCGCCTGGGTGTCCAGTTGGCCAACCTGCATGCTTTGGGCGGTCTGGAGATGATGGAGACCGCTGCCAGCGCGGTGCGTCGCGAGTTCGGCGATGACCGTCCCCGACTGCTGGCGGTGACCATCCTGACCTCTTCAACTGCCGAGACCCTGCGACGGGTGGGGATCGATCACCCCGTGGAAGAGATGGTGGTCCGGCTGGCTTGTCTGGCCCGGGAGGCGGGCATGGACGGCGTGGTCGCCTCGCCGCGGGAGATCGGTCTGATCCGCCAGGCCTGTGGCCCCGACTTCCTGATCGTCACCCCCGGCGTTCGCCCCTCCTTTGCCTCCCAGGATGACCAGAAACGGATCATGAGTCCGGACGATGCCGTCAGAGAGGGGGCCGATTATCTGGTAATCGGGCGCCCCATCGCAAAGGCGGACGATCCGGTCCGTGCCGTTGATATGATCGTGGACGAGATCGTTGCGGGGTGCCCATGAGAGAGGAACTGGTATTTGGCGTCAATCCGGTTCGGGAGGCGCTGCGCGGCAAACGTGAAATCTTCGGGTTGTACGTTCAGTCAACGGCCACGGACCACCGTCTGGACAAGATCCTGGAACTGGCCAGGGAGCGGGGCGTCAGGGTCATCAGGCGCGAGCGTGAGGACCTGACCCGCATGTGCGGCTCGTCCCACCACCAGGGAATGGCCCTCAAGGTGGCCCCCTTCAGCTATGCCGACCTGGATGACCTGATCGAAGCAGGCGACCGTGAGGATGCTGCCGGTTTTCTGCTGGTCCTGGACGGTATACAGGATCCCCATAACCTGGGGGCGCTGATCCGTACGGCAGCCTGTGCCGGCGCCAGCGGCGTCGTCATTCCCCGCGACCGGGCCTGCGCCATTACGCCGGCAGCGGAGAAGGCCTCGGCCGGTGCAGTGGAAACCATAACGGTGGCCCAGGTAACCAACATTGCTCAGTCACTGGAGAAGTTGAAGAGGTCTGGCTACTGGGTCTATGGTCTGAGCGGCGAGGCGGATGCCTCGCTCTATGAAGTCGCTTTTTCCGGCAAGATCGCTCTGGTGATCGGTGGCGAAGGGGAGGGGATCAGGCCGCTGGTGCGAAAACAGTGCGATGCGCTGGTCTCCATCCCCCTGTACGGCGGTGTCGGCTCCCTGAATGCCTCGGTAGCCGGTGGTATCGCCCTGTACGAGGTGGCCCGCTGTCTGCGGGGCGAGAAACCGGGACGGAGCTGACGGAGAAAGCTGCCCGGTTCCTTGTCCCGTGCGCTTGCCGGCGCCGGCAGTTTTTCTCCTGATCATGATTTTCGATTTTTGAACGCGGCATACCTGGCCATCGACCAGATGGATGTCATGTCCTATGCCGTTCCGAAAGGGTTGGTTGAGACAGGGGATGTTCTGCGCTCCGCCCAAAAGAGCGGGCGTCAGCGGACTGGCGAGTGGATGTTGGTGAAGAGGATCGAGCCGTCGGCCATGATCTCCCGGTGAAACCTGATTTCTGTCCTTCCAGAGGCAAGGGGGAGGCGCTTTCCGCTGTTGGGCATGAAGACAGGGGTCATGTTCACCCCGGCCTGCCAGGCTTCGAAGT
Protein-coding regions in this window:
- the pyrF gene encoding orotidine-5'-phosphate decarboxylase, which translates into the protein MNRDEARKKIIFALDVNGIAEIDRYAGLLSDRVGMFKIGKELFTACGPEAVATVRRHGGQVFLDLKYHDIPNTVAKAMLEAARLGVQLANLHALGGLEMMETAASAVRREFGDDRPRLLAVTILTSSTAETLRRVGIDHPVEEMVVRLACLAREAGMDGVVASPREIGLIRQACGPDFLIVTPGVRPSFASQDDQKRIMSPDDAVREGADYLVIGRPIAKADDPVRAVDMIVDEIVAGCP
- the rlmB gene encoding 23S rRNA (guanosine(2251)-2'-O)-methyltransferase RlmB — translated: MREELVFGVNPVREALRGKREIFGLYVQSTATDHRLDKILELARERGVRVIRREREDLTRMCGSSHHQGMALKVAPFSYADLDDLIEAGDREDAAGFLLVLDGIQDPHNLGALIRTAACAGASGVVIPRDRACAITPAAEKASAGAVETITVAQVTNIAQSLEKLKRSGYWVYGLSGEADASLYEVAFSGKIALVIGGEGEGIRPLVRKQCDALVSIPLYGGVGSLNASVAGGIALYEVARCLRGEKPGRS
- a CDS encoding ABC transporter ATP-binding protein, which encodes MLRLKNINTYYGKVHALKNVSLHLGEGEIVTLIGANGAGKTTILNTISGVTPAASGELIFEKDAIATLGVDRIVKLGISQVPEGRQVFKPLSVEDNLELGAYLRYRGREGKEAIRQDRDQVYALFPRLKERRKQQAGTMSGGEQQMLAIGRALMAKPRMLLLDEPSMGLAPLVVQEIFRVLETLRRERGTTILLVEQNAKAALRLADRGYVLETGKVILEGPASELMENADVKRAYLGKDKKEIWER
- a CDS encoding ABC transporter ATP-binding protein, which produces MLELSAISQVFGGVTALKDVSFNVARGEITGVIGPNGAGKTTLFNIISGIYSQSSGTIALEGKDVSRATPDRLARLGMVRTFQNIELFGAMTVRENVMVGLHSRSSSGLLACSLKMPWSLREEKRIRAEALKWLEFTGIADLADSIAGNLPFGKGRLLEIARALAVEPRIILMDEPAAGLNSRETLALAQLIRRIRDMGITIALVEHDMELVMDICDRIVVLNLGMKLAEGTPREIQENHEVIAAYLGDDD